The DNA segment TAGTTCCTTGGTCAGGAAGATGTCCTTGCGCAGGCCGCGATAGCTGTGATCACCGTCGACGAACGCGACGTCGACTTGGCCCCGGTAGGGCATCAGTTTCTCGCGCGTACTAGGAGCGTGAGAATCTCCGATGATCTCGAGGACAATCTCGCTGTTGACGAGAGGTTTTATCCGGCGCCACTGTGCAAAGTCGGCGTGCTGGCCGTCGTCGACTACGATCGTTCTGCCGGCGGAGAAATAGTCCCTGAGGAACTTCGTCTGGCCGCCGGCCGCTGTCCCAATGTCCAACGACAGCGATGCCGGTGGGACGTTGTTGACCATGTAGGTTACGAACGCGGCGTACTCCTCGGGGTCCTGCTGCAGGAAAAGACCGTCCTCCTTGAAGTCGAACCCGAAAAAATCGGCTTTCGCGGACCCAGATTGTTCGATCATTTTGACAAGTAGATCGAAGGATGGCAAGAGTTTGACTGGGCGCATGATGATACCGTCCTACATACAGGCGATGGGAGAATGTTGACAGAGGATTCGCGGCGCGGGTGGTTACCAAAACGGCTGCGCCAAAGCTTGCGTTCTACTAGTCCCGCGAGCGCCCCACAAGGCTGCGGTGACGCATTGCGTTGCCGCGACGCTTTTCAGTCGGCCAGGGGCCGCGCGTGAGTAGTGGGCGAGGTCGCACGGCTGTTGTTTACCTTTCCCGGTGGCACAATTTCAAAAAATGGAGTTGGCCGTTTCTCGACAGCTTAGCACGTAATGCAGCTGGAGCCGATTTCGAT comes from the Planctomycetia bacterium genome and includes:
- a CDS encoding class I SAM-dependent methyltransferase, yielding MIEQSGSAKADFFGFDFKEDGLFLQQDPEEYAAFVTYMVNNVPPASLSLDIGTAAGGQTKFLRDYFSAGRTIVVDDGQHADFAQWRRIKPLVNSEIVLEIIGDSHAPSTREKLMPYRGQVDVAFVDGDHSYRGLRKDIFLTKELLKPGGYMILHDTTTVRGLRRVFEELLDSSDFELFRNFANRFGISVWKMMRVKRMPNAINRALGIGRI